ATCTTCGGCCCCACCAACCGTGAGGTCGGCACGCCCGCATGGATGAGCGGAGCGCTGGAGATCGGGGGCTTAAGCCTCACTTACAACCGTATCGCCATCGTGATCTTCGCCTTCGCGGTCTTTTCGGCGCTGCTCCTCGTGCTGCGCTACACGCCGCTCGGCCTCCATGTCCGTGCCGTCACGCAGAATCGACGGATGGCGGGCTCCATGGGCATCCGCACCAACCGCATCGACGCGCTGGCCTTCGGGCTCGGATCCAGCGTCGCCGGGATTGCCGGCGTGGCTCTCTCGCAGATCGACAACGTCAGTCCCAATCTCGGCCAGGGCTATATCATCGACAGCTTCATGGTGGTCGTGTTCGGCGGCGTCGGCAACCTCTGGGGCACGCTGGTCGGCGCCATGACGCTCGGCGTCGCCAACAAGCTGCTCGAACCCTATGCGGGCGCGGTGCTCGGCAAGATCGTGCTGCTCGTCGCGATCATTCTCTTCATCCAGAGGCGTCCGCGCGGTCTGTTCGCGCTCAAAGGCAGGGCGGTGGAAGCATGACAACGCAATCCGTGCTCGATCGCCAGAGCATCATCGTTCTTGTCCTGCTGGGAGCGGCCGCCATTCTGGTGCCGGTCCTGAACATGGCGGTCGCTCAAGGATCGCCGCTTCACCTGTCCGACCATCTCGTGCCGCTCATCGGGAAGTATGTCTGCTTCGCCCTGCTGGCGCTCTCGGTCGACCTGATCTGGGGCTTCTGCGGCATTCTCTCGCTCGGCCACGGGGCCTTCTTCGCCCTCGGCGGCTATGCGATGGGCATGCATCTCATGCGCCAGATCGGTCCGCGCGGAGTTTATGCCGATCCGATCCTGCCGGACTTCATGGTCTTCCTGAACTGGAAGGATCTGCCCTGGTTCTGGCATGGCTTCGACTGGTTCCCGTTCGCGGCCCTCATGGTGCCTGTCGTGCCGGGCCTTCTCGCCTTCGTGTTCGGCTGGTTCGCCTTCCGCTCGCGGGTGACCGGCGTCTACCTTTCCATCATCACGCAGGCCATGACCTTCGCGCTGATGCTCGCCTTCTTTCGCAATGACATGGGCTTCGGCGGCAATAACGGATTGACCGACTTCAAGGACATTCTCGGCTTCCCGGTCCAATCCGCGTCCACGCGCATCGTTCTCTTCGTCCTGTCCGTCGCGGCACTCGCCGGGGGCTATCTGCTGTGCCGCTGGGTCGTGAACTCCAAGTTCGGCAAGGTACTCGTGGCTTTACGCGACGCGGAGAGCCGGACACGCTTTCTCGGTTACCGTGTCGAGCACTACAAGCTCGCGGTCTTCACGCTCTCGGCCATGCTGGCTGGCGTGGCGGGCGCGCTCTACGTGCCGCAGGTCGGCATCATCAACCCGAGCGAGTTCGCGCCGGCCAATTCCATCGAGGTCGTGGTCTGGGTGGCAGTCGG
This region of Microvirga mediterraneensis genomic DNA includes:
- the urtC gene encoding urea ABC transporter permease subunit UrtC; its protein translation is MTTQSVLDRQSIIVLVLLGAAAILVPVLNMAVAQGSPLHLSDHLVPLIGKYVCFALLALSVDLIWGFCGILSLGHGAFFALGGYAMGMHLMRQIGPRGVYADPILPDFMVFLNWKDLPWFWHGFDWFPFAALMVPVVPGLLAFVFGWFAFRSRVTGVYLSIITQAMTFALMLAFFRNDMGFGGNNGLTDFKDILGFPVQSASTRIVLFVLSVAALAGGYLLCRWVVNSKFGKVLVALRDAESRTRFLGYRVEHYKLAVFTLSAMLAGVAGALYVPQVGIINPSEFAPANSIEVVVWVAVGGRGTLAGPILGALLVNAGKTWFTGVLPEFWLFALGGLFVFVTLLMPRGILCAVKDFWTNVTQRMQSRPVPETASQAAE